TGGAAGAAGATTGAGTAATGCCGTGTCGGAAGGATCAGCAAACCACGATTTTATAGGAATGGCGTTatctgaaatggaaaaagtgACATCACTGAAAGAACCTCCAATACTGCATTGTAAAAGGAGTTCGTGTTTGCCGTGGGGGCGTtatttggggggggggggggatgttGTAATTGTAAGGAGAAGCCCAGATGAGAAAAAGCCAGGCTGATTGAATACAatagccttgctttttcttatttgcaCAATTTACTGCTGATCCGATACTTTTCCAGGATCATGTGCTTCCCTTCTGTTACGTTTGGTAATTGCTAACGCATAACGAGTGGTCACAGTAAGCAAATACTGTTGCAAGTAAATTGTAAGATCACAACGTAAATATGCGGAGAGACGAGAGGTGGTGTTGTCGTCTAAGAAAGTTTTGACcatgataatgacgatgacaaTAACACTTCTCCTATTTCTCCTCTCATCATTAATTGACACTTATTTGATATTtgaaatgctttgaaaagagtACAAAAGCTaatgtgatgatgatgacagcgATAGTGATTCACACGAAAACGAAGATGATTCGCCTTTTTGCTCAGATTGAGATTCTCCAAGAAGCTGGAATGGTGCCGTGATGTGAACAACCACCTCCCATACATCATTTTATAGTTACTCTCTGATTCTTGTTAAATGCTTCTTAGATGTGCTGTGGCTGGTTTTTGTTGCTTACTACTCTACGTATGTTCGCATCTCGTGATTTCCTTGATTCGAGTCGTTTTAACCACAACGATTACTCTCCATGGAACTACTTGTGATTATGATGATTTATGTAAAGAGCGATTTTGTGGGAATCCccagttattttcttttagtgcaCTACACCGGTATCGCTGAGGTctgggttcgaatccccgttCAGCTTTGAAGTTTTCAGGCCTGCTTTCTCGCTACTGCCAGTAgcaccaaagaaaaacaaacaataaataaaactgCGAGAAACATAcacattatcatcatcaagaATCACCTTACCAGGATTATATCGATAAGCACCAGGGGAGTTGTCCAAGATAAAAACTGAAGAAAGGTCTTCATTGACTATTGATAAATCTTTAGTGTAACAACCCAATTCTAAAGTACAGTGCTGCAAAACGGAGAACAAAACGCATTTACATTACTGGTGAAAATAAAGTTCACCCGGAAATCATTTTATCATGGTAGGATTCTCAATTATTGGTTTTCTTTGAACcctaatttttgtaacaatGACATAGGGGGATTAGGAAATTGAATTCGGGGAAAAAAGTATGTATGCTATGGTCTTGAAATTCACCAAGCcccaaaagctttttttctgtaaaaCTGACCCTTGACCCTTTTCAAATCTTCAAAACacattgcaataaaataataactattagtTGTTTCATGACCGAGTCTGAAGGGGAGTAGGTCTGTTCTTCGTTTAATGTCGCCATGCAACTATTTTGCGCGTGTTTACGAAAGACTTGATTGAGTGAAGGTTGGTTTGCGGTGTCGAGTCAGGAGTAGAACCACGCCCTTATGATTTGGTCATGAAACAAGTGATGGTTAGCGGTTTGTAAGTTTTGATGCTCGTGAAATGTCAACATCTCccaactaaaaaaaatattttggggcTAGGTGCACTTCAGCACAACTGAGAAGAAAGTACTTCCTCTGAAATAACATccaaaattataaattattattcttatgtCTTAGTGCTAATTCTCCTCAGTAGCCTCACTTAGAAGCAAAAGTTCTTTGAATTCTGTTCATGTTAACGAGCCTATTTAGGATGATTAgcctaaaaacaaaacaataataattattagtatttacctgtatttaccaaatcagtggatggcaattttcgcgcgttttgattggctcccgtaacttggaatacccttggatattcactgttttgcgaacggagagaaaaatggcgcgtcgtttcgcgaaagtttcagaagaagaagttgaagcgtttttttatccatctgatttggcaaatactaaaacaactatccccctcagggtcggtgaagagcggtggatatatacctggacgcttcgcgtctcgggatatatccaccacttttcacctccccttcgggcgatagttgtatattactcagccgccatttatgaacaTGGTCTATAAGTGTGCCATCATCATGGTTCAAATATAAGCTTCCAGaccaaaatgtcaaaaagtTGTGTCCTGAATCCGAACTTTTAAGCTGAATTCATTTTCAACCAGATCAGACCAGATCAGTACGGCAACCAACGTCCGATTGTCTACCCAGTAGTTTTGTTAACTGCAATCTACCAAtcgacctctttagcttgtacattttgttttcccatttcagaccacgtgaagCCCTcgtgggaattttccttttgttttttcattagttatgcgtacatttgcacgtgcatacgacgacatttgaaagaaacgaTTCCCTCGAGTTGCATCACGTGGTCTagaatgggaaaacaaaacatacaagctaaagaggtctattagAGATGATAGTGCTGGTGCTGTGATCAGATCTCAGCTGCAGAGTACTTTTCAGCTATCACTGTTGTGTATATGTACAAagtgaaaattaataaatCAATAATCATAAATACAAACCAAATATATTTACCTGTCTGAAGTATCTTCTATTTAGAATTCCTCTGTTTCTATCTAAGTTGTCTGCAACTGCAGCACCATAGATCTAAgatgaagaaagaaatcatCACTACGCCACACCATCTACATTGATGTACTAGTGTCATGAGGAGGGAAGGTTTGCAAGACAAAGCTACACAAAAAACAACGGTGAAGAGACTAGTGTGCCATTTAGACTTCTAGGTAAGGAAAAATATACCAAATGGCTTGTATCAAATGCTATTCTATTTTCTTTGTACTTACCTCCATACTAGCTGTAAAAACCACAAGGTCATACCACTGACtaacctgaaaaaaattttcaaagacaacATTCAAATACATTCACAAAGCAGAGAACATGATAGGGACCTTTTGATCATAAACAACCAATAGTTTGACAGTTCTCTGGTTTACTCTGGGCCCCTAAATGGCATCAAACTATATGTCTGATGATTATCAGTAGGCTGATGATTATCAAAAGTTGAgtataataacaaaaaaaaaaattttaaagttctcaTTCAGGACCTTCAAAGAATAATATAATCTTACATAAATTACATTCATTTTGACCCACAGTAAcatcaaactatgtctgattGTTCACCTGGTTGCTTCATAAACTATAAACCGACAACCCAGCAATCAGATTATGAGAGTCCACCTTGGCAAGGTAAGGCTTTTATTAATATGGTATAAAGATATGGCAAGGAAGGAAAACTGAACTTATTGGAGGAAAACATACAGGTCTGTTTGAAATACGCTGACACTTAGCCTTAACAAACACGTGCCAAAGCAGGCCGGGGGTCTGCAACAAACTCTGTTACTggtaatttttgtcattttaatcTTGTATATTAAATTCTTTTTGGTCACAAGAAGTCACTACATGTGTTTGGCaggcaaagaaaagaagtcaGATACTCACACATTCAAGAAAGAAGTCCACATGAGGTCTCTTGTGAACAAAAAATCTGATTGGATGCTGGTCTATAGTAACCTAATAATTATATGATAAATTATTAGTACAAAAACAGAATGTGTTAGTGACACATCACTTGAATGAAATGTGGTTGATGCAAGAATGGAAACATAGAAATGAAAGCATGAATGAACTGTACACTGTCCTGATCACCAACTCCAATGTCAAAATGATAACTTTATGCATTCTGAGAGGTTCTACAGGGAACTAAAAGTACTATCTTAGTTCCGAGAATACAAGAATACTCACTGATGGATTCTGCAGGCAAGTTACATAACTGCAGCAAAACTGCACGAGTAAGCAGGCAAAGCCGGCAAGAATGTTGCTAGGAAAAGTGCCTCATTCATCTGGCCAGCATTTTGTGCTGTGCATGCATTTTTACTTCCTCAATAATACAGTGTAGCTAACGCTTACTCCAACTAGAATTTAGAACTGGTGGTTTTAGAGGAGAAGAGAAAACCCAAGTCCTTTTGGGAAAAAAGCGTGGGAGTCTCTTGAGAAAGAAAACCTCTTGAGGAAGCAGCATGGGCAAGTAGTTAGGCCGAACCTGATTTGAAACTCGCGCCAGATCCCAAGCTAAACTGAGTTATGGCCTAATCATCCCCTGGATTTGTCCCAAGCGgtcctggttcaactccttggGTGCACTTGCTCAtggccaactggtctgccccCTGTCACTTGAGATTCTTAATCTGTTGCATTTATTTCAGTTATTTGGTTTGTTTTAAGATTATTTCCGCAGAGTCCTTAATGCACAGTTCCACTAGGAAGACTATATTGCAAATGGCAATATGGCATTTATATCCAGCTTAGCACTTGGGAAACCAACAACAATCTCAAGACCCACATACAAgtttaagtttatttcaagtCTCAagattatttattattataattattatcattattattattgcacaATAATACCAAAAGAATGACTCTAACCCACAAATAGCAAAAGCTAATCTAGGTGTGTAGAGTGAAGTTGATATATTTACATATTACACAAATACAATCATTACAAAATTAACATATATGAAAGACCTTGAGTACAAGACATTTACTCGCAACAATGTTGGTTGAAGGAAACACTGTTCTTCCTGTTGATCTAAGTTTGCTAATCAATTTGAAGCCTGTATAATATATAGGCTCTCTTTTCTTAAACTAATTCACTTGCACTTCACACCAAACAACACTCCTTACAATACTACAACCAGATCGAGTATCTAAAAGATAGTGGTGCTGCATTACATTCTGTTGATAGTGACATATTTTATGCAGTGATCCATCTACCAGCATATTCCAAGACCTAcaataacctttatttcttaaagtatTGCCAAATCATGGGGAGTTATCAAAAGTAAGATGTAAGAGTACCCTTCCCACCTCAAAAGATATTCTGTCTGAGCCCTGGATTGGTTTATTTAGCTCACTGGAATCTATGTGAAAAAGGATGACGGCTCAATGGTGCGACATCCTCATGTTGTTCATGGCCCAACGCACTCTTGTAAAAAGTGGCACAGTACACTCTGGTTAAACGCAATGCATTCTGGCAAAAAGTGATGAATTCAAGAATTTATCACTTCTACATAATAAATTCATACAAAATCCCGATTGTGTCACTGCATGCGCCATACACTTGCTCTGCAGCAATAATTATGTACTAATGATATTGACAATACTACTCAATAGAGACACTGACAATTAACTTGGTAAATGCACACAATATACTGAGGTGGTGGATGTATTATTTAACTAACCGAAACCTAACCACAACTATTTAGCGATCTTAGAATAATTGTctttgcgcaaaaaaaaatattattacacCAGAACTCACCCGAAGTACAAAATCTGGAGGAGTCCCTGGCCTCACTGTTTGACGTTGAAcactaaaagtaaaaaaaacgTAGGATCATAAAAATTATCCAACTAACCCCAATGTGAAAGATGGTTTATTCTTTGTCTTAGGATACAGTTAACACTGTTTACCTTAGTTGAGTATATGCATTTCGTGACAGAAATGGACTTaagttgagaaaaaaataagcatgATTTGCAGGGAACAAAATGTAAAAGAGGGTTGATTCAGTACAACAATCAAAGTGCATAGGCCAAGAACATTGATTGTTCAGAACTCATAGTCAGCCAATCAAAGACAAGGTCAATCTGCTTAGTGGATCAAGGTCAGGGTGAAAGTGCACATGCTGATTCCTCTCATGACATGACACAATGCACAAGCCACTTTTTCACATGCTGTAGTATCTCCCTGTATGATCTAaatcttcaaattttcctgcaatttaaaacaatcatGATGGCCAAGCCCAAGCATTGAGAAAGAGTTTTCTTCTGGGAGTCAAAGCAAATTTCCTTACCCATCATGGTGAGAGTGTATAAGTGTTTCATCCAAATCCAATACTAATGTTTTTCGCTTTACTAgtccttaaaaacaaaaccacatAATTCAAGAGCAGTGAATGAGGTTGATATAGATAATAGGAGAACAGGagagaaaattgttttcttggtgTATTAAGAAATCAAGTATTTGGATAAATTGTCATGTCTGCAATTTGAACTTCATGATGACTTGCAGGTTTCTAGACTGAACTTAAAGTTACTGACCCTCGTCATAATCCTTTTAGCCGTGTCTTTATTATGGCCTACAAGTCCTTCCATTGAGTATAACATCATGATAAGATTAACGAGCCAAAATTTTCATACTAACTTATGCTCAAACCTTCTGAGAACAAAATGATGCAGCAAGCTCAGTTTAGACATGCAAATGTAGACCacaatcaattttttaaatttggttGTTCACAATCCTAATTTGAGACAGAGACACAATAATGACATTACTTGTTTAACCACAAAATGATGGGCCCTAATTAATATTAGACTTACTCAATTTTTGAAGTGACACAGGGGAGAGGGGTAACAATTGGTATTTGACTGTCTTGTGTTGTATCACCTACAAAAAGGGACATAATCACAACTACtattaacccttttcctcctatgagtgtcaaatcaTAGGAGGCACTCATAGATTTTACTCgccaatggggaaccccttagggtggaaacggttattattattttttatcaataAAAAGCAGCATATTGAGTGatggacattttttttatttccttacaaaaaaactgttttaaaGTCCTGCGTCAAGAAGTGAAAGTAAGCAAAATgccaaaataacaacaacatcaagacaaagaaaaaatgaatccCTCAGTTTGTACAGTACTGATGATTTCTAGTGTTGGCTtgagttgctcaaagcatggttaacGCTAATCAGCATCAGCTACC
This sequence is a window from Acropora palmata chromosome 6, jaAcrPala1.3, whole genome shotgun sequence. Protein-coding genes within it:
- the LOC141883830 gene encoding CTD nuclear envelope phosphatase 1A-like produces the protein MSAKVWTPNLRTVFVFCKSLCSELIKKVSMWVLTTMDGLKSIYNCIGIRFFMLALIKIWTLLMYVLRRNLKKVIQHKTVKYQLLPLSPVSLQKLRLVKRKTLVLDLDETLIHSHHDGVQRQTVRPGTPPDFVLRVTIDQHPIRFFVHKRPHVDFFLECVSQWYDLVVFTASMEIYGAAVADNLDRNRGILNRRYFRQHCTLELGCYTKDLSIVNEDLSSVFILDNSPGAYRYNPDNAIPIKSWFADPSDTALLNLLPMLDALRFVSDVRSILSRNLHLHSLW